The genomic interval ACAACCCAGGCCAAAACTGAGGAAGCTGTGGTATTCACAGGGTTTTGTAGTGCAAGTCAGTTTCATATATTTTGCAgagttttgcttgtttttctgatAGTATAGACTAATTTAGGTCTTAAAAATCTTGCATTCGAACAAacttgaaattaaatattttgatTGAGGATATGGTTGTCTCTTCCATTCCTtactgtggggaaaaaaattgcAGGTAATTCAAAAGGGATCACAAATGCAACCTGTCTACTGTAGCTCGTGCTGAACAATGGGACCACACGTGGATATACAGTTGtgttcaaaataatagcagtgttttttaaaacatgagtAAAGCTCAAAATCcttataatatttttatttccattcattgGGAACACTgcacattatattttacatcaaaacataaagaatgtatcaatattttatttacttcacagaaaatgaaggaaaatatgATATTGGCCTGTTCAAAAAAATAGCAGTGTCTGCATTTTTCGTTACAAACTCAAATATTTActcaataaactgaaaaaaacgTTAAGATTTAGCATTCCTGTGAATCACTAAACTAATATTTAGTTGTATAACCACTGTTTTTGAGAACTGCTTCACATCTGTGCCGCATGGAGTCGACCAACTTCTGGCACCTGTAAACAGGTATTCTAGCCCAGGATGATTTGACAACCTTCCACAATTCCTCTGCATTTCTTGGTTTTGCCtcagaaacagcatttttgATGTCACCCCacaagttttctttttctattggATTAAGGTCCAGGGATTGGGCTGGCCACTCCATAACCTTAATTTTGTTGGTCTGGGACCAAGATGCTGCTACTGGTGTGTTTGGGGTCGTTGTCTTGTTGAAACACCCATTTCAAGGGCATTTCCTCTTCAGCATTAGGCAGCATGACCTCTTCAAGTATTTTGATGTAAGCAAATTGATCCATGATCCCTGGTATGCGATAAATAGGCCCGACACCATAGTAAGAGAAACAGCCCCATATCATGATGCttgcaccaccatgcttcacgGTCTTCAGAGTGTACTGTGGCTTGAATTCAGTGTTTGGGGGTCGTCTGACAAACTGTCTGCGACCCTTGGACCCAAAAAGAACAAGCTTACTTTCATCAGTccatttctccatttctctttaGGCCAGTCGATATGTTCTTTGGCAAATTGTATCCTCTTCAGCACATGCCGATAGATTAGCCTCACACAAGTGTCTTCTAATTGTCACAGTACTCACAAGTAACTTCAGACCGTCTTTGATCTCCCTGGAGCTGATCATTGGCCAAGTCTTTGCCATTCTGGCTATTGTTGGATCCATTCGAATGGTAGTCTTCTGTTTTCTTCTACGTCTCTCTGGTTTTGCTTTCCATTTTAAAGCATTGGAGATCATTTTAGCTGTGCAGCCTATCATTTTCCACACTTCTTTATATGTTTTCCCCTCTCCAATCAACGTTTTTAATTAAAGCACACTGTTCCTCTGAACAATGTCTGGTACGACCATCTTTCTCAGGTTTTCAGAGAGAATTTCATGTACAACATGTGCTGGCTTCATCCTTAAATAAGGGCCACCTGAATGACACCTGTTTCTTCACATAATGAATGCCCTCACTGATTGAACTCCacactgctattattttgaacaTACCCCTTTCAACTAATTATTCAATTACACAGACTCAGGGGCATGCATATCATGAATGTTGGGTCTGTTGGTTTCTCTGATTCTACTACACCTACTGGTAAATTATTTGccatgtaataatataatttctacCAAAAACAGTGATTGATCTGGTTAGTCATGTTGgactgctattattttgaacacaactgtatgtgtgtgttgctatgtcttcattttcttttgttttgagttGTACTTAAACATCAGTGCCTTCTCCACCTCTCAGGTTCTGGAATACGAGCGTGATTACATGTGCACAAAGTGTCGTCATGTTTTCACGGTGCAAGCTGATTTTGAACAGTTCTATACCTTCGTCCCGCCGGCGGCCTGCCCTAATCCTGATGGCTGTAACTCGTACAAATTCAGCTGCCTGTCTGGAGGATCTGAGCCTGCTGCCTGCAGGGACTATCAGGAGATCAAGATACAAGAGCAAGTAGGGCAACTATGCAGATAATCCCCCTTTTTCTAACAGCTTAACCTTTCTCCTGGTATTGTTACTGTTTTCTTCAGATAAGTTAATTTGCTACGTGTCTAAAATAGGGATTGTATTTGAGGTCAGTACAGGAAATCTTGCCCTCCTTTCCACAGGTGCAGAGGCTGTCAGTGGGCTGTATTCCTCGTTCTATGGTGGTGGTCCTTGAGGAGGACCTGGTTGACATTTGTAAATCTGGTAAGAGCTGTAAGTTGGACAGCCTATACAATAACTGTATAGGCTGTGTCATTATATTGACTGCCTGTGATGTGACAGCCTGTGATGATGCTGTACTTTTCCACAGGATCATCATCTAACAGCACATCACCATTTACCTATTTGACCTCAGTCTGATAATTTCAACTTTTCTGGTataacacacactgtgagacAAAGGATTGTTGTAGCATCTGAGTTGAAATGAAATTCAATgggaaattaaatgaaatgagaaacCATGGTGTTCATTTTCACCTTGTAGTTCAGTGTTCAGTCATGCTCATGCTGCAGCTTTCAGTAATTTTGGTCTTTATGGGGTACTCCTAGGAGATGATGTGACTGTCTATGGGGTGATGTGCCAGCGCTGGAAACCATTTTATGATGGCACTCGCTGTGATGTGGAGCTGGTCCTCAAAGCTAACAACATAGAAGTAAACAACCagcaagctgctgctgctttgctcATGAAAGATGTTCAGCAGGAATTTGAAGACTTTTGGGATGGCTACAAATATGATCCCATCGCTGGTATGCAAGAACTTGCCAcaattaacacaaaaaaatctacattatttttatttcatgttttattttggtttctttttttatattattttctcccctctctgtaGGTAGGAACCAGATCTTGTTGAGCCTGTGCCCACAGGTATTTGGCATGTATGTGATTAAACTGGCAGTGGCAATGGTATTGGCTGGTGGGGTGCAGAGGATAGATTCCTCTGGGACCAAGATCAGGGGTATGACTCGATATAACAATatagaaacagcagcaaatgtttGTCACTGGAAAAACTGGTCCTTTGTGGGATGCTGTCTTACTGAGGGAGTTAATGTTATCTTCTCTAGGTGAGTGTCATTTGTTGCTGGTTGGTGACCCTGGCACAGGGAAGTCTCAGTTCCTGAAGTATGCAGCTAAGATCATGCCTCGCTCTGTGCTCACAGCTGGAATTGGATCAACAAGTGCAGGTTGGTCTCATTTTAAAGGAATCTGTTTTCAGTGCCTTATTTTAGCCATTTATTAGGAATTTGTCTTCAAGACTTTGATCATCAAGTTTATTGACACATCATGTCATTTGCTGAAGGACTGACAGTAGCAGCAGTGAAAGATGGAGGTGAGTGGCACCTGGAGGCAGGAGCCCTGGTACTGTCAGATGGTGGTTTGTGCTGCATTGATGAATTCAACAGCATCAAGGAACATGACCGCATCAGCATCCATGAAGCTATGGAGCAACAGTCTATCAGTGTGGCAAAAGCTGGGTAGGACAGTCCATTTCCACATACTCATAGTATTCTAGTCTAGGCAAATAATGCAGTGTCTAGTTATAATAGGGTTTGGTGGTAATAAGGTTTACAGGGTCTTTGAAAAATGCCCTTTATCAGATTAGAGAAGGCAACAATATGGTTATGGTAGAATGCTGCTGCTCTAGTTTGgcagctttttgtgtttgtaccaGCTAGCAGGAGAGAGTTGGCAAATTTCATTGAAGAGATGTAAGATTTACATTGACGATAGTTATGTCAGACAAAAATGGGAATACTAAGTTACCCACTCACAGCTGCTGCGTGTGTCATCAAGTGCATCTGAAAGGCAGAATTTACAGTGAAGTACAAAAAGGGAATGTGTGCTGTAGAAACCTGTACTGATGCAGCTAACCATGCCCACAGCATGTGGAACATTTGCtattctgttttcactgtatGAGAATGAGAATGGAATTTTTgaatcactgacatttttatcatcattttcttgtttaatgGGAGACTCTTAACCAGTACAAATATCATGAGTGCTGTGTGACTGTTATCCTTTAACATATCGCATCAACATCAAACctaatagaaaaacacatttaccatacacataatataaacaatataataaaaaacaatcCATCCTGTAGTTGTTTATGCTTATGTTTATATGCATTGTCATGCATGCATACATTCTCTATACAGTCAGTGTTCCACACACtcaacactaaaaaaaacattcctaTCCCTTAACATTTGTGAAAAGGCTCAATAAAAGTCACCAGCTCGAAGCAAGAGACAGGAATAGTAATCATTTTATAGTTAGGTTCTTCACACAGTTCTCTACAATATTACTCTAGAAATAAGCTGATGACATTGAAAAACTGACTATTGTccaagtttgtttttaaaatggatCTTCTACAGAAATTTAACGCAATACAATATTCTTGTTGACAAGCAAGGTTAAGattgtttacttttttatttattctgtgtctttctctacATTCTTTCATGTCTCTACAAGTATGGTGTGTAAACTTAACACTCGTAGCACCATCCTGGCAGCTACCAACCCTAAAGGCCAGTACAATCCCAACGAGCCGCTGTCTGTGAATGTAGCTCTGGCCAGTCCTTTGCTGAGTCGTTTTGACCTGGTCTTAGTTCTGCTGGACACCAGAAACACAGAGTGGGATCGCATCatctcttcttttattttggaggaaaGAGGTATAGCATGTAATTTTGAGTTTTATTGTGGAAATGAAATGCTAAAGGCAAAACAACAAATTTCAAAAATGAATTCTGAATGATGTTAATATCACTATTTATCATTAGCATTGTATCTTTAAATGACATAGAGAAAGTTTGTACAGCATCATCAGGTATAAATCAGTATATCTATAGATAATAGGATATCAattatatataatgtatatatatgaGATAATATGTTATTAtgtcatacagtaaatacagtgtcGAAAAAATATGTGCTGAAAATTGATCTTGAGTACCTATGAACATAGATGATTGCAGAATGTTGTTTTGGGAGAACACTGATAGAATACACTGAATAACTGATGATGACACAAAGCTGTGTTAATGATTGCTGTATTCATTTTGTCCACACATCCCTTCCCTGAAGGGCTTCATGATGAAGGTGGTAAAGTGTCATCTTGTTTTGCTCTCAGGACTGCCTGGCGACTCTTCCAGTCTGTGGTCCATGGAGAAAATGAAGGCTTATTTCAGTGTGATTAAACGCTTGCAGCCACAGGTGTCTGAGGAGGCAAACATCATCTTGACACGTTACTACCAGCTGCAGAGACTAAGTAATGGCCGCAATGCTGCCCGCACCACAATCCGCATGCTGGAGAGTCTTAGCAGGCTAGCTGAAGGTGAGGATGGAATTTTGACTTCATTTATTTAAGTATCAGCATTCACCTTTTACTGTTAACACTATTAATTTTACTACCAAATATTTTCTTGTAAAACGCCTGAAAATTGTTCAACATTTGGAAATCAAGACATGGGAAGCCTGGAACAGCAAACTGATTGTCCTGATCTATAAAGCTATGTATTGCTCTCCATAACTCATCACTTTATTGTAAAGTCTGTACTTCATCCATGTGGAGATCCTATGGGTACGATTACTTATTTTATCCAGTGGTCTGATCTGATTGTCTGTAGATCATCTGTGCTGTAGCAGATTAGCAGTGCAACACCAGTTACCATGCTGATCTACCTCAGTTAAAAGTGAGCCAGTTTTGTGGCACTGGAAAACCTgagttaaagttttttttgaAGTAAGATTTTTGTAGTAAAAAGAAGTAATCCAACCcatacagcaaacagacattaaaattgAACCTTTCTTCAAATACTAATTCACTGTTGCTATGTGGTTGTACCATAATTGGCTTTGGCTTTCCCTCTGCAGGCAAACCTTTCTTCTATGCATCTCATTCAGTTgaccacacagcagctgacataGACATGAATGAGCTCCTGACTTTGTCTCGGAGTGATCATTTTACAAGTAAATGTAGCCAAAATTACAGCACAGCCTTCGTCTTTAAATTATGTGTCTGGTAATTTTGCTAGACAACGTTGGGGTTATAAAATCAGTATTTTAGcagtgcagagcagcagtgtggaaATGGCTTGGAGGTGACTGCTGGTTAACATGTTGTCTTATTTAGCATTAGAGGTTACAGGCTTTAGCTACTTTCCATTAAAAGTACATGTTTGCACCGGTTCCACAACAGTTACACCCCCAATTTCACGCATTAATCATATGTGGTCTAGCCATATACTTGGTTTTAAGCTAGTCTTGTTATTTCATCAACttagaaaatagaaaagaacCCATcaattattttgtattaaatgtACTAAGACAGTCAGATATCACAGCTTGCAAACACTTACTGTAACAGTTAGGAGCCTTTTTGCTCCTGCAGATCATTCAGGTTGTGAGATACTTGTTTTATTAATATGAtgtaatattaatgttattaaacCCTGTTCTTGCAGCTTTAGGTTAGGACAGGATTAGAAGTGTTACTCCATACATTAACCTTTATAATTTTGTGTTCTAATAAACCCAAATCaactacatttatttctttaaatgtaaatatttacatgCAGAAATTGTCCTGggcaaaacaaaaatgcaaataaatagaACTGTATATAAATAGCTGAAGCCAGCAGAACTGTATCATTTagactgaattttttttttttttcaaccttgcAGCCCATGCTAGGCTCATGTACAGAGAGATAGTGACTATAGAGGATGCTGTCATGGCCATCTCTGTCATGGAATGCTCAATGCAGGTAAGGATCACTGGTATCATGTACCccttgtctttgtgtttatgttttaatatggACAATAGAAACAATATATACTATACACCCATTAAAACTGGTGAGTACATTGATTGACCCCAGCCAGTGACCTCATATACACTATGGTATTTCTAATCAGTCACATGATAGTCATTTGGGAAAGGGCAGCCAGCGTCctaaaaaaaatgcacagcGAAGCTTGTTTGAAATAGCTAGACACACCACATGCTGTTGTTTTGGTATCAAAAATCGGTTGACAGAAGATTATGGCTTCTACAGTGTGCCTGCACAGAAAGAACAACcttattgttgttatttatcCAGTATAGCCCCTCTGTGATATGAAATACAACAAGCATTGTACTGTTTCAGGATTTTTGGCTGCATCAAGGTAGAGTAGCGATGAAAGAGGACCTTTGTCACTTCTGGTGGCAGAAAAGGCAACAGCATGTTGGATTTATGAGGTTGGAGCAAGGTTGGAGGATACTGTGTGCTTACTGTAGCATGGGGAGTTGCAACCACTGAAAGAGAGTAATTTCAACCAGTCTACTAATCTAGCTTTCCTCTGCCAAGTACTGGAGAGAACAGGTTATTTCCACAGCCTGTGATGTTGCATGGCACTATAGTACCACTCTAGATGACAGCTGGTTGTGGTCACAAGTCCAAGATCATACGTATCCTGCTGTGATATTAGCTGTGGTCAGAGGTTTAAGAGATGGAAACATTTCAACCCACAGAGGCCAGTGCAGATTTGCTTTTCATATTGTAGTGCAGTTACGCTTTAAGCTCAGCAGAaatatttaattgatttaagTTTTACTATCATGATTATCATGATTCAGTTTGATGCTGACACACTGGTAACATTTATTCATCTTACTCTTGATCCATGTCCCTGTTTTCTACCATAACACTGCAGCCTGTGGTCCAATAACAGCCTGTAATGTAAAGTGGTAACTAACTGCTTTCCTCTTGTAGGGTGGCGCTCTGCTGGAAAACGTAAATGCATTACTGACCTCATTCCCTGCTGACCCCGGTCAGCAGTATCAAACTCAGTGTCAGATACTACTAGAAAGGCTGAACCTACCACTGCTCCATCAGAAGGAGATGGATAGACTGGCCAGGTGAGTAAATAACTGCTTTTTCCATTTGTTgagtgtcagtcagtgtgcaaAATACAGGGGGTCTCAGACATAATTTATGTCtcaggtcttttttttaatccatcagAAAAAAGTTCTTGACAGTCCTtgaatgtcaaaacaaaataatatgcTTGGAGATTTGCAAGTCTGCTGCCATTCAACAAATGATCTCACTGTATAAACTGTGAATCTGTCAGAACACTGTCAGAAAAGTAGTCGACACAGCCCCATCCATGCCATCAAACTCTGCTTTTAtacaaataacatttaaaaaaacacccatactgttgcactgggtgacttgtttgtttactgtgatgGCTGGTGTAGTTTATTTGTCTCatcctgtttctcttcctcagcAAACTGGGAAATCCCATTCTTTATACACCTGAGTTAGTGCATGGGGACATCGtcatgtttaatgtgtttttggaTGACCACTGAGTTCTTTGGCAGAGTTGTGACAAGGTTACTATAGCTTTAAATATCCCACCCAAGGACTTCACCTGTATTTTCTTTGTTCACTAGGCTAAAGAGCAACATCTCAGAGGCCTCCCAGTTTGATCCACCAACTGATCCTTACCAGCTTCaactcagagacacagacaccaTCAACGAAACACACTGCCATGATGTCAGCAGTGACTGCAAAGGTGATGTCATGGTGGTGAGTGGCTTGGACTGGTTCCACTCCATCACTCCATCAGTGTCACCAGATAATATGACCTCACCTATAATTACATCAACTCAAGTAAACCTAAGGAGAAAACCAAACTTGAGTTGGTCAAAAACACCTACAGCAATCAAACagcaaaactgtcaaactgagaAGGACACTCAGAGCAAATCAGACTCAGCATTAAACCATAATGGGACAGTTACCTCTGcttcagaggaagaaaacagaaaatgtgagagaaatgaaaacatcacagaaaGAATCTCTGTGACCCAGGAGCAACAGCAgctagagagaaagaaagatgaacaACATCCAAAGTCATTGAGGTTTGTGTTTCAGAAAGTCTCCAAAAATCTGAGGGAGCGAAGACTTGGGGAGCTGGAGCTGAATAATCAGCAGTGTGACAAAGATGGAGGAGGGGGACATGGAGAGAGGGTGGTGTCCACAGATGGTGCAAGTAAAAATGTGACTGATGTTTTAAATACAATATCAGATTCTCGCAGTAGCAGCACACTGTCATCAGGTAAAAAGTACCCCTCAAATAACCTAATCCAGGATAACCAGTTCTTTGACAAAGAAAGTGGATTTAAAAGGGACAAGGACCTGACTGGGTCTAAAAACATTTGTACTGTGCTAAGAGAAAAGATGGCTGCTGAAGCTGAAATAGGTCAAGACATGCACGCAAAGTTGTCAAACTTTAAATTCAAACCAAGGAAAATGAGACCTTCACTCCACAGCTGTGACTTTAATGCCAGCTCAGACGTCAGCGCAGAGTTACAAGCGGAATGTAACCTAAGCAGCAGAGATCTCCACATCCACACAGAAAGCAGCATAAGTAAACAGAAGCGACTTAGTCATGATGAGTTAGCCAgcccacttacacacacagagaagagtgaaagaaagaaaaagcagaacgaataccaaaatgtttttgaaggTGGTTGCAAGAGACAACAGGTGAGCTGTGTCAGTGAGGTGGGAGAGAGTGGGTCTGAAGATAGTACTTCAGCACAAGCAAAAACTGTAGGTAGAATAAAAGGCAATAATGATACAGAAAATCTGTGTCAACAACAAAGAGCCAGAGTCGACGCTGGTGATAAGACTATAGTAGATGGCTTTACTGGCTCACCAGCTTTAAATTCAAGCATTTACATTAGTGATCCAGCACCATTTCATTCAGGCCATACAAAGTCCACTGTGGCCTCATCAACCCTGGCCAAACTTTCAAGATTCTCATTCACATGCACAACTGAACCCACAACCACAGCtcaaagaaaagcagacaaaaaTCTTCCCAGTGTAGTGGAAAAAGATCTATTTAAAAGACACAGTGCTGAAAAGTCTAAAGTCAAGAAAACTCTAAGTTCCCCCAAACACAGTCCCTTAGGAAAGAAGATAAAAACCATAGTAAGCATGAGCAAAGTAAAAGATGTTTTATCCCCTACGGCCACAATGCTCCCACCAGGACATGAGTGTGAACAAGGGACAGAGTACAAAGCACAGCAGACTGAGCCTACTTACGCTGcaaaaaaattaatgatggTCCAGTTGACTATGAAAGTCCTGTCAAtctgaagaagagaaagagtTTTGAGCTGGGCTCTCCATCAAGTAGAATTCATGTTTCCAAGGGCCCATTCTCAGGGCTGTTTGGTTCTGTTGAGTTAAGTAATGATGTTCTTGACACTGACTGGGATCAAGAATTTTCAAAGAAAGCCAAGGTTTGAAGTCATACTGTGACAATGTGTTGTAGAAGAATATCACAGTATTTTATTACTTCatatcacatttttctgtgtgcacaTCAGTTGAATTCTTTGCCTGATGTAATTGTTCCAGAAGTTCAAATATTCATCTTGCGACCGTATCTTGTTGTATTCAacagtgttttcttatttttgaaaTACTTGTAGATCAGACAAAATTTACAAGGGGTCAGTACCACCTGTGCCACTGTATATACAGAAATACATAATTTTCTGGTTGTGAGTTACTGGGCATTTTAGtagcaaaaaatgaaacaaagaaaaaaaacacgcAACCTGGACAATACCAGATACAATGGTTGTCATCTCAtcacagtgttctgctgggaaaccttgggcCTTGGCAttcatgtggatgttacttGACAAGTACTACTCTcctaaacattgttgcaaaCCAAGCACACTTCCTCATGAcaacagcactccccagtggcagggACCTTCCCGAGCAAGACAATGTATCCAGTGTCTGTGGGATgtggaacaagccagatccatgcCACCACCCACAGGACTCAAAGGATCTGCTCTGTTTCCTTGCTGGGTGAGGCCCCTGCTATTGGGTAGCAACATACCTTCACGGTGTAAAGCTGTTTCAGACCAGACTTTTAAACTTCTGTCCATTTAAAATGGTTTTGTCATGTTTACTATTGCTGCTTTATGATTAGAAACTTGGATTTGATCACAGAGCTCAGCAT from Lates calcarifer isolate ASB-BC8 linkage group LG7_1, TLL_Latcal_v3, whole genome shotgun sequence carries:
- the mcm9 gene encoding DNA helicase MCM9; protein product: MLMSPEQKALIGRVFETYLAEHHHGDILQLLADTNEETHQPVVVNAMTLFEANMEVGDYFNAYPNDVLAIFDEVLHKKALELSQNASPKHCGGQRAIKQRMRYTLHARITGLPVCPELTRDTIPRSRDVGHFLSVTGTVIRTSIAKVLEYERDYMCTKCRHVFTVQADFEQFYTFVPPAACPNPDGCNSYKFSCLSGGSEPAACRDYQEIKIQEQVQRLSVGCIPRSMVVVLEEDLVDICKSGDDVTVYGVMCQRWKPFYDGTRCDVELVLKANNIEVNNQQAAAALLMKDVQQEFEDFWDGYKYDPIAGRNQILLSLCPQVFGMYVIKLAVAMVLAGGVQRIDSSGTKIRGECHLLLVGDPGTGKSQFLKYAAKIMPRSVLTAGIGSTSAGLTVAAVKDGGEWHLEAGALVLSDGGLCCIDEFNSIKEHDRISIHEAMEQQSISVAKAGMVCKLNTRSTILAATNPKGQYNPNEPLSVNVALASPLLSRFDLVLVLLDTRNTEWDRIISSFILEERGLPGDSSSLWSMEKMKAYFSVIKRLQPQVSEEANIILTRYYQLQRLSNGRNAARTTIRMLESLSRLAEAHARLMYREIVTIEDAVMAISVMECSMQGGALLENVNALLTSFPADPGQQYQTQCQILLERLNLPLLHQKEMDRLARLKSNISEASQFDPPTDPYQLQLRDTDTINETHCHDVSSDCKGDVMVVSGLDWFHSITPSVSPDNMTSPIITSTQVNLRRKPNLSWSKTPTAIKQQNCQTEKDTQSKSDSALNHNGTVTSASEEENRKCERNENITERISVTQEQQQLERKKDEQHPKSLRFVFQKVSKNLRERRLGELELNNQQCDKDGGGGHGERVVSTDGASKNVTDVLNTISDSRSSSTLSSGKKYPSNNLIQDNQFFDKESGFKRDKDLTGSKNICTVLREKMAAEAEIGQDMHAKLSNFKFKPRKMRPSLHSCDFNASSDVSAELQAECNLSSRDLHIHTESSISKQKRLSHDELASPLTHTEKSERKKKQNEYQNVFEGGCKRQQVSCVSEVGESGSEDSTSAQAKTVGRIKGNNDTENLCQQQRARVDAGDKTIVDGFTGSPALNSSIYISDPAPFHSGHTKSTVASSTLAKLSRFSFTCTTEPTTTAQRKADKNLPSVVEKDLFKRHSAEKSKVKKTLSSPKHSPLGKKIKTIVSMSKVKDVLSPTATMLPPGHECEQGTEYKAQQTEPTYAAKKLMMVQLTMKVLSI